The following are encoded in a window of Bacillus sp. SORGH_AS_0510 genomic DNA:
- a CDS encoding response regulator transcription factor encodes MKHIFVVDDEKNIRDILQKYMENEGYKVTLFSDGENVCQEMLRLKPDLLVIDIMLPHVDGLELCKEIRKSSDIPIIFVSARDGEFDRILGLELGGDDYLTKPFSPRELMVRMKNIFKRMEKTAVSKPQMLTIRDVTIDFERRYIEKDGIEIKLTAKEYDLFIFLARNKGKPYTREELLEFIWGYEYTGDGRLIDDLVKRVRKKLEQHASSVELSTIWGYGYRVDE; translated from the coding sequence ATGAAGCATATTTTTGTGGTTGATGATGAGAAAAATATCCGTGATATTTTGCAAAAATATATGGAAAACGAAGGCTACAAAGTCACTCTTTTTTCAGATGGGGAAAATGTGTGTCAGGAGATGCTTCGGTTAAAACCGGATTTGCTGGTGATAGATATCATGCTTCCACATGTGGATGGCCTTGAGCTTTGTAAAGAGATTCGAAAATCGAGTGATATTCCGATAATTTTTGTATCGGCAAGAGATGGAGAGTTTGACCGAATTTTGGGACTGGAACTAGGTGGAGACGACTATTTAACGAAGCCCTTCAGTCCAAGAGAATTGATGGTTCGGATGAAGAATATTTTTAAACGGATGGAAAAGACAGCAGTAAGTAAGCCGCAAATGTTGACGATTCGTGATGTAACGATCGATTTTGAGCGGAGATACATAGAAAAAGATGGGATTGAAATCAAATTAACGGCTAAAGAATACGATTTGTTTATTTTTCTAGCCCGAAATAAAGGCAAGCCATATACAAGGGAAGAACTGCTCGAGTTTATTTGGGGGTATGAGTATACCGGAGATGGCCGCCTGATCGATGACCTCGTCAAGCGTGTCCGTAAAAAGCTTGAGCAGCATGCGTCATCCGTTGAGCTTTCGACGATTTGGGGTTATGGCTATAGGGTGGATGAATGA
- the iadA gene encoding beta-aspartyl-peptidase, with product MLILIKNGEVYAPQYLGVKDILITGDRIAFIQDEIRIPDGFVPIEVIDAKGKIVVPGFIDSHVHIIGGGGEGGFKTRTPEIMLSDITTSGITTLVGVLGTDGTTRRMESLLAKARALEEEGVTCYIHTGSYQVPVKTLTQRIEDDLILIDKIIGVGEIAISDHRSSEPTFEELVKIAAAARNGGILSGKAGVLEIHVGDGDERLSLLEEIIERTEIPVRHFHPTHINRNEELFQAGIVFANKGGYVDFTTSTIPQFLEEGEVKCAKGLRVMLEQGVNIGHITFSSDGQASLPYFDNSGEYKGLQVGRVSSLFKEVRDAILEEGIPLEQAIQVITSNPAQVLKLHQKGAIQKGKDADLVILEKDTLEIQTVIAKGQTMVHQGQPLVKGTFE from the coding sequence TTGTTAATCTTAATTAAAAATGGTGAAGTATACGCCCCTCAATATTTGGGTGTAAAAGATATTTTAATAACGGGTGATAGAATTGCCTTTATACAGGATGAGATTCGGATACCAGATGGGTTTGTCCCGATAGAAGTCATTGATGCCAAAGGCAAGATCGTGGTTCCTGGATTCATTGATTCCCATGTTCATATTATTGGTGGTGGAGGGGAAGGCGGGTTTAAAACCCGCACCCCTGAAATTATGTTGTCTGACATTACGACTTCCGGTATCACAACATTAGTTGGTGTTCTTGGGACGGATGGGACCACTCGCCGAATGGAAAGTCTGCTTGCAAAAGCACGGGCCCTCGAAGAGGAAGGTGTAACTTGTTATATTCACACGGGGTCCTACCAAGTTCCTGTAAAGACATTAACACAGCGTATTGAAGATGATTTAATTTTAATTGATAAAATCATCGGAGTAGGTGAAATTGCCATCTCTGATCATCGATCATCGGAACCAACGTTTGAAGAACTTGTTAAGATTGCTGCCGCAGCTCGCAACGGGGGGATTTTGTCAGGGAAAGCAGGAGTATTAGAAATCCATGTGGGCGATGGTGACGAAAGATTATCCCTTCTTGAGGAAATTATTGAGAGAACGGAAATCCCCGTCCGCCATTTCCATCCGACTCATATTAATCGTAATGAAGAGTTATTCCAGGCAGGAATTGTTTTTGCAAACAAGGGAGGATATGTGGATTTTACGACAAGCACCATCCCTCAATTCCTTGAAGAAGGGGAAGTCAAATGTGCAAAGGGATTAAGGGTGATGCTTGAGCAAGGAGTAAACATTGGGCATATCACCTTCTCGTCTGATGGACAAGCAAGTTTGCCGTATTTTGACAACAGTGGTGAGTATAAAGGACTACAGGTCGGTAGAGTCTCCTCCTTATTCAAAGAGGTCCGTGATGCAATATTGGAAGAGGGAATTCCGTTGGAACAAGCGATTCAGGTTATTACCTCTAACCCGGCACAAGTCCTTAAGCTTCATCAAAAAGGAGCCATTCAAAAAGGAAAAGACGCCGATCTCGTCATACTAGAAAAAGACACACTCGAAATCCAAACCGTCATTGCCAAAGGACAAACCATGGTCCACCAAGGTCAACCCCTTGTAAAAGGAACTTTTGAATAA
- a CDS encoding sigma-70 family RNA polymerase sigma factor produces MYVIKRKEHSTPNEVSYATKEDQLTWLMDEYGDMVVRLAFTYVKNKELAEDISQEVFISCYNHLDEFQNRSTYKTWLYRITVNKCKDVLKSWSYRNLQYKDFFQMILKSSAPDTDIKVIENEEKEMIFQQVLTLPLKLREVITLYYYEECSVDEIAMLLNLNANTVKTRLHRGRNSLKTSLKGSNIYEE; encoded by the coding sequence TTGTATGTAATAAAAAGAAAAGAGCATTCGACTCCTAATGAAGTGAGCTATGCAACCAAGGAAGACCAGCTAACATGGTTAATGGATGAATATGGCGATATGGTGGTTCGACTGGCGTTTACATATGTCAAAAATAAAGAACTGGCAGAGGATATTTCGCAGGAGGTATTTATCAGTTGCTATAACCACCTGGATGAATTTCAAAACCGTTCCACCTATAAAACATGGCTGTACCGCATCACCGTGAATAAATGCAAGGATGTCTTGAAAAGCTGGTCGTATAGAAATCTTCAATACAAAGATTTTTTCCAGATGATATTAAAAAGCAGCGCACCGGATACAGATATAAAGGTAATTGAAAACGAAGAGAAAGAGATGATTTTTCAGCAGGTTCTCACTCTCCCGTTAAAATTGAGAGAAGTCATTACCCTTTACTATTATGAGGAATGCAGTGTCGATGAGATTGCTATGCTATTAAATCTTAATGCCAATACAGTAAAAACCAGGCTTCATCGAGGGCGAAATTCACTAAAAACATCATTAAAGGGGAGCAATATTTATGAAGAATAA
- a CDS encoding sigma-54-dependent Fis family transcriptional regulator: protein MKKLSITLLTGGPKTKQVLQEQLQHLLGEYIEINGFSVDEGLPPLINDHVILFSSEVIKQEALALSSITGKSFIVGKRTINHEHIDKLLQIPDGSNVLMVNDDLSETIDFIEKLYQLGINHVQFVPFRKEQFFYEKIDLAVSPGEPHLCPPSIKKIINIDVRLFDMTTILKLVDCCQMSETMSSKISERYIRSIVDLQRKLLQAEQSTTKINKHLHNVVNTIDDGIIAINHNHEISVFNHRLEALFHRSAQEVIGIPIQMILHQEIADFIINSMEQSKFFTINGVEVVIFRFHMKEENTIVATFKSVNQAFEIEKEAQRELKGKGFYAKYDLHDIIGEHSLMKNRKDIAKKLALSDHPVLIQGETGTGKELFANAMHKNSMRKNGPFLAINCSALTETLLESELFGYDEGAFTGAQRGGKKGLFELADNGTIFLDEIGDISMSLQAHLLRVLQENEIRRIGGRKIIPINVRIIAATNKNIQEKMLEGTFRPDLFYRLNVLHFSIPALRERRSDIPLLVSHFIAKSGKWVKLDPAVLEHLLTDDWFGNVRELKSIVDYMLTVCDNNTITLQDIPNYKLHLKNTNGIEATALSKSVLETEEYLFILETIKSCNDLGKPASREWIAKKSLESHNSLTPQQVRSRLNGLESEGLITKGRGRAGTKITPRGVEYLYSQRTKAK from the coding sequence ATGAAAAAACTATCTATTACCCTACTTACCGGAGGGCCGAAAACCAAGCAAGTACTCCAAGAACAACTACAACATCTGCTAGGAGAATATATAGAAATAAATGGTTTTTCCGTAGACGAAGGACTTCCACCATTAATTAATGACCATGTCATTTTATTTTCATCTGAAGTCATTAAACAGGAAGCTCTGGCCCTTTCTAGCATAACGGGTAAAAGCTTCATTGTAGGCAAAAGAACAATAAACCATGAACATATAGATAAACTCTTGCAAATCCCAGATGGCTCAAACGTTTTAATGGTGAATGATGATCTTTCAGAAACTATTGACTTTATTGAAAAGCTTTACCAGCTAGGGATTAACCATGTACAATTCGTTCCATTCCGGAAGGAGCAGTTTTTTTATGAAAAAATTGACCTAGCTGTTTCACCAGGAGAACCGCACCTTTGTCCCCCATCTATCAAAAAAATTATTAATATTGATGTGCGCCTTTTTGACATGACAACCATCCTTAAGTTAGTGGATTGCTGCCAAATGTCAGAAACTATGTCGTCAAAAATATCAGAACGCTATATTCGTAGTATTGTAGACCTACAACGGAAGTTGCTCCAAGCCGAACAATCAACCACCAAAATTAATAAGCATTTACATAATGTAGTCAATACAATTGATGATGGAATTATAGCTATTAACCATAACCATGAAATTTCCGTTTTTAATCATAGGCTCGAAGCCCTCTTTCATCGCTCTGCACAGGAAGTGATAGGCATCCCAATCCAAATGATTCTCCACCAGGAGATCGCAGATTTTATTATTAACAGCATGGAACAAAGTAAGTTTTTTACTATTAATGGGGTTGAAGTTGTGATTTTCCGCTTCCACATGAAAGAGGAAAATACTATTGTTGCTACGTTTAAAAGCGTCAATCAAGCTTTTGAAATTGAAAAAGAAGCACAAAGAGAATTAAAAGGGAAAGGGTTTTATGCCAAATATGATTTACATGACATTATTGGCGAACATTCTCTTATGAAAAACAGGAAGGACATAGCAAAGAAGCTGGCATTATCGGACCATCCGGTTCTCATACAGGGAGAAACTGGAACAGGTAAGGAATTGTTTGCAAATGCTATGCACAAAAATTCCATGAGGAAAAATGGCCCTTTTCTCGCCATAAATTGCAGCGCATTAACAGAAACGCTCTTAGAAAGTGAACTATTTGGTTACGATGAAGGCGCTTTTACCGGGGCACAAAGAGGAGGCAAAAAAGGGCTGTTTGAATTAGCAGATAATGGGACCATTTTTTTAGATGAAATTGGCGATATCAGCATGTCCCTCCAAGCCCATTTATTACGCGTTCTCCAGGAAAATGAGATTCGTAGAATAGGCGGTAGAAAAATCATTCCGATTAACGTTCGAATTATTGCTGCGACGAACAAAAATATTCAAGAAAAAATGCTTGAAGGTACATTTCGGCCTGATTTATTCTATCGACTAAATGTTCTTCACTTTTCTATCCCAGCCTTACGTGAAAGAAGAAGCGATATTCCATTATTAGTGAGTCATTTTATCGCCAAAAGCGGCAAATGGGTAAAATTGGACCCTGCTGTTCTTGAACACCTACTGACAGATGATTGGTTTGGGAATGTCCGTGAATTAAAAAGTATCGTTGATTATATGTTAACAGTTTGCGATAACAACACTATCACACTCCAAGATATCCCTAATTACAAACTACATCTCAAAAATACGAATGGAATAGAAGCCACTGCTCTTTCAAAGAGTGTACTAGAAACAGAAGAGTATTTATTTATTTTAGAGACGATAAAATCTTGCAATGATTTAGGGAAACCAGCCAGTAGGGAATGGATTGCTAAAAAAAGTTTAGAAAGTCATAATTCATTAACACCTCAGCAGGTTCGTTCTCGGCTAAATGGGTTAGAATCCGAAGGACTAATCACCAAAGGCAGAGGTCGTGCCGGGACAAAGATTACGCCTAGAGGAGTCGAGTATTTGTACTCACAGAGAACGAAAGCTAAATAA
- a CDS encoding YfcC family protein, producing the protein MSQNAEKITPIQKEGKVKKQRKMNVFALLLGILLIATLLTYILPAGEYTRVEVDGRTSVDPGSFKWLESSPVGLFDMVKAIHTGMVEASNIIFFVLIIGGFFGVLSATGTVDVLITTMAKKLSTREKLLIPIMMLFFAAGGSLMGMAEETLAYIPLLIPLALALGFDALTGTAIVLLGASAGFTTAVMNPFTVGIAQGVAELPMFSGMGLRLVLFVIVYLVSVLFVYRYAMKVKKDPSLGYYGKYSRDTASELLDSTAELTSKHKFILGAFLLNYIVLAFGVIKYQWYITEIAALFVILTIVIGLIGRLSVEKMVQSFTNGSAALIGGALIIGLSRATLVVLNDGHIVDSMLHSVSESIKHVPAYLSVIGMYNFQALIHFILASGSGHAMLTMPIMTPLADLLDITRQTAVLSFSFADGIGNIIFPTAGTLMAGLAIAGIPWTKWAKWVLPLVFIQYIIGLIAVVIAYLMNYGPF; encoded by the coding sequence ATGAGCCAAAACGCTGAAAAAATTACACCGATTCAAAAAGAAGGAAAAGTAAAGAAGCAGAGAAAAATGAATGTGTTTGCCTTATTACTCGGGATTCTATTGATTGCAACCCTATTAACCTATATTTTGCCCGCTGGTGAGTATACACGTGTAGAGGTGGACGGACGAACGTCGGTTGACCCAGGTTCCTTTAAATGGCTGGAATCCAGTCCAGTCGGTTTGTTTGATATGGTGAAGGCTATTCATACAGGGATGGTAGAAGCGTCAAATATTATTTTCTTCGTGTTAATTATCGGAGGATTTTTTGGCGTATTAAGTGCAACGGGTACTGTAGATGTGTTAATTACGACTATGGCAAAGAAGCTTTCCACACGGGAGAAATTATTAATTCCTATTATGATGCTGTTCTTTGCTGCTGGGGGTTCATTGATGGGAATGGCGGAAGAAACACTTGCCTATATTCCATTATTAATCCCACTTGCTTTAGCTCTAGGATTTGATGCTTTAACAGGAACGGCAATTGTTCTGTTAGGTGCATCAGCAGGTTTTACAACTGCTGTAATGAATCCGTTTACAGTAGGGATTGCTCAAGGAGTTGCGGAACTCCCTATGTTTTCTGGGATGGGATTGCGCCTCGTTCTCTTTGTAATTGTGTATTTGGTATCTGTTCTATTTGTGTATCGATATGCCATGAAAGTTAAAAAAGATCCATCCTTAGGTTATTATGGGAAGTATTCACGGGACACGGCCTCAGAATTACTAGACTCAACAGCTGAGCTGACAAGTAAGCATAAATTTATTCTTGGAGCATTTCTTCTTAATTATATTGTATTAGCATTTGGTGTAATAAAATATCAGTGGTATATTACAGAAATCGCTGCATTATTTGTCATCTTAACCATCGTTATCGGACTGATTGGCAGACTTTCTGTTGAAAAAATGGTTCAGTCATTTACGAATGGTTCTGCTGCTTTAATCGGCGGAGCATTGATTATTGGTTTATCACGAGCTACCCTTGTCGTGTTAAATGATGGGCATATTGTTGACTCCATGCTGCATAGTGTATCTGAATCGATTAAGCATGTCCCGGCGTATTTAAGTGTCATTGGCATGTATAATTTCCAAGCGCTTATTCATTTTATATTAGCATCTGGCAGCGGACATGCGATGTTAACCATGCCGATTATGACTCCACTTGCTGATTTACTGGATATTACACGTCAAACTGCTGTATTATCTTTTTCTTTTGCTGATGGAATCGGGAATATTATTTTCCCAACAGCTGGTACACTAATGGCAGGACTAGCGATTGCTGGTATTCCATGGACAAAGTGGGCTAAGTGGGTGTTGCCATTAGTGTTTATTCAATACATCATTGGTTTAATCGCAGTAGTGATTGCCTACTTAATGAACTATGGACCTTTTTAA
- a CDS encoding cell wall metabolism sensor histidine kinase WalK, whose translation MKIGAKLLFTYFLLIISIFLVTSLSFHFIAQRYLIHETKQQLHKEAVVVSQLLGRTALSSITVKEQLVNRKALVLSERLLSSEMIVWNKNQEIIYTDLKDRNLAEFKQDPERRYISETVTIISKTGKTKGYVTLVQKLDEIKEINRLMRRSQLISLVISALIAVGLGMFFEKSLTRPIRKLTEHMKHFSLKAADRELELNAKDEVGELADSFNELSRRLKQYDDDQKVFFQNASHELKTPLMAIQGNAEGILDGVVTGDDVNASLNVIISESQRLKRIVEGITYLAKLESVEESFVFRRESLNLIIEEAVETIRALAEQRGVKIVIDGGVMEAVLVDGEKMKRAFINLLGNAIRYARSTVSVLSEVSEDGTSVVVKVSDDGKGFAPEQERKVFQRFYSGEDGGSGIGLAITKAIIEGHGGTITALNRERGGAVFRICLNNV comes from the coding sequence ATGAAAATTGGCGCGAAGCTCTTATTCACCTATTTTTTATTAATCATCAGTATTTTCTTGGTTACGAGCCTTTCCTTTCATTTCATAGCCCAGCGCTACTTAATTCATGAAACCAAACAGCAGCTGCATAAAGAAGCGGTGGTGGTTAGTCAATTGCTTGGGAGAACCGCCCTTTCAAGCATAACGGTAAAAGAACAGCTGGTGAATCGCAAGGCTTTGGTATTGTCTGAACGGTTGTTGTCGTCAGAAATGATTGTTTGGAATAAGAATCAAGAAATTATCTATACAGACTTAAAGGATAGGAATCTTGCTGAATTTAAGCAGGACCCAGAGAGAAGATATATTTCCGAAACGGTGACCATTATCTCAAAGACGGGGAAAACGAAAGGATATGTCACCCTGGTCCAAAAACTGGATGAGATTAAAGAAATCAATCGTCTCATGCGAAGATCCCAGCTCATTAGTTTGGTGATTTCAGCGTTGATTGCCGTTGGATTAGGCATGTTTTTTGAAAAAAGTCTAACACGGCCGATTCGGAAACTGACGGAGCATATGAAGCATTTTTCACTGAAAGCGGCGGATCGGGAGCTGGAGCTGAATGCAAAGGATGAGGTGGGGGAATTAGCCGATAGCTTCAATGAGTTGTCTAGGAGATTGAAGCAATATGACGATGATCAAAAGGTATTTTTTCAAAATGCTTCCCATGAGTTAAAGACACCGTTAATGGCGATCCAAGGAAATGCTGAAGGAATTTTAGACGGAGTAGTGACTGGTGATGACGTGAATGCAAGTCTCAATGTGATCATTTCTGAAAGTCAGCGCTTGAAGCGAATTGTTGAAGGAATCACGTATTTAGCAAAGCTGGAAAGTGTCGAGGAGAGCTTTGTGTTTCGCCGGGAATCACTTAATCTGATTATCGAAGAGGCTGTGGAGACTATCAGAGCATTGGCTGAGCAGCGAGGAGTAAAGATAGTTATTGATGGTGGAGTAATGGAAGCGGTTTTGGTAGACGGGGAAAAAATGAAGAGGGCGTTCATCAATTTATTAGGGAATGCGATCCGCTATGCGAGATCGACTGTTTCCGTCCTATCCGAAGTATCCGAGGATGGAACTTCTGTCGTGGTGAAAGTGTCAGACGATGGAAAGGGATTTGCACCAGAACAAGAGAGGAAGGTGTTCCAACGTTTTTATAGCGGTGAGGATGGCGGATCAGGAATTGGCCTCGCAATCACCAAAGCCATCATCGAGGGACACGGCGGAACGATTACGGCGTTGAATCGAGAGAGGGGAGGAGCAGTGTTCAGAATATGTTTAAATAATGTTTGA